In Spiroplasma chinense, a single window of DNA contains:
- a CDS encoding PTS sugar transporter subunit IIB has product MKKILLACSAGMSTSILVKKMLDEAFEQDIEVEIKATSVSEAKLIGDNWDIVLIGPQVAYELDGLKSALTKPVFTIDQTLYAKADGQKVLEFAMSNI; this is encoded by the coding sequence ATGAAAAAAATTTTACTAGCGTGCTCTGCTGGAATGAGTACATCAATTCTTGTGAAAAAAATGCTTGATGAAGCATTTGAGCAAGATATTGAAGTTGAAATTAAAGCAACTTCAGTATCAGAGGCAAAATTAATTGGAGATAATTGAGACATAGTTTTAATTGGACCACAAGTTGCATATGAATTAGATGGACTAAAAAGTGCACTTACAAAACCAGTATTTACAATCGATCAAACTTTATATGCTAAAGCTGATGGACAAAAAGTTTTAGAATTTGCAATGTCAAATATCTAA
- a CDS encoding DUF871 domain-containing protein has product MKKQIGISIFPEQSSFEKDKEYLDKAKKLGYSVVFTSVLHFVGQENDKQKANMVLKSLKYAKEIGFYTILDVEYLSMELIGISVNDVSKCKEYGIDCLRLDSPSLPAEIANITHNKAKVDIQLNMSNNDSLIDNVMDYQPIRSRLSGCHNFYPLKYTALPFDYFTQANQRYLKYRLSTAAFVASHNGEMTSAVGQKELPTLEMQRDLEISTQAKILFYTDEIDTVLIGNAYATDQELEQLASIDFDEITFDLNLPEQVSEVEKNILLYPHFRRGDICEFFVRSTFSRVEFKNEQVIPRPTKKTFNVGDIVIINDNDKKYKGEVHIILKNDFENENERYNYVGQISESEMFLLSFIKPWTHFRFKFIR; this is encoded by the coding sequence ATGAAAAAGCAAATAGGTATTTCAATTTTCCCAGAACAATCTTCATTTGAAAAAGATAAAGAATATTTAGATAAAGCAAAAAAACTTGGATATAGTGTGGTTTTTACGAGTGTTTTGCATTTTGTAGGTCAAGAAAATGACAAACAAAAAGCAAATATGGTATTAAAATCACTTAAATATGCTAAAGAAATAGGTTTTTATACAATATTAGATGTAGAATATCTTTCAATGGAGTTAATTGGTATTTCTGTAAATGATGTAAGTAAATGTAAAGAATATGGGATTGATTGTTTACGTCTTGATTCACCAAGTTTACCTGCAGAAATTGCAAACATAACACATAATAAAGCAAAAGTTGATATTCAACTTAATATGTCAAATAATGATAGCCTTATAGATAATGTAATGGATTATCAACCAATAAGATCAAGACTAAGTGGTTGTCATAACTTTTATCCCTTAAAATATACAGCTTTACCATTTGATTACTTTACTCAAGCAAACCAAAGATATTTAAAATATAGATTAAGTACAGCTGCATTTGTTGCAAGTCACAACGGAGAAATGACTTCAGCTGTTGGACAAAAAGAATTGCCAACTCTTGAAATGCAAAGAGATTTAGAAATTTCAACACAAGCAAAAATCTTGTTCTATACTGATGAAATTGACACTGTTTTAATTGGAAATGCATATGCAACTGACCAAGAATTAGAACAATTGGCAAGTATAGATTTTGATGAAATAACTTTTGATCTAAATTTACCAGAACAAGTAAGTGAAGTTGAAAAAAATATATTACTTTACCCTCACTTTAGAAGGGGAGATATTTGTGAGTTTTTTGTAAGATCAACTTTTTCAAGAGTTGAATTTAAAAACGAACAAGTAATTCCAAGACCTACTAAAAAAACTTTTAATGTAGGAGATATTGTAATAATTAATGATAATGATAAAAAATATAAAGGTGAAGTTCATATAATATTGAAAAATGATTTTGAAAATGAAAATGAAAGATATAATTATGTTGGACAAATAAGTGAAAGTGAAATGTTTTTATTGAGTTTCATTAAACCTTGAACTCATTTTAGGTTTAAATTTATTCGGTAG